The Populus nigra chromosome 14, ddPopNigr1.1, whole genome shotgun sequence genome has a segment encoding these proteins:
- the LOC133672472 gene encoding mitogen-activated protein kinase kinase kinase 20 translates to MEWVRGGCLGYGSSSTVHLATTKKSSSSYPAVMAVKSCNQSDTTFLKNEREIFNEIGFCPEIIQCFGDCQTVEEDNERLYNLLLEYAKGGSLAYQLKKSGGCLQESDVKDYTRSILKGLRHIHSKGFVHCDMKLDNMLLFENGEVKIADFGLAKKAGEKQERVEIRGTPLYMAPESVNNNEYESGVDIWALGCSIVEMVTGKPAWNSKPGANMFVLLIRIGEGDELPIIPEELSQEGKDFLSKCFVKDPTQRWTADMLLEHPFVADQVKETVPFKEESEELPTSPRCHFDFSEWVSIQSLSPISEAWSDGKLESIFPSLHSSCLASPSDRIRQLTGDRSCNWCDSGCWFTIR, encoded by the coding sequence ATGGAGTGGGTAAGAGGAGGCTGCCTTGGCTATGGCAGCTCATCCACGGTCCATCTTGCAACCACCAAAAAGTCATCTTCTTCATATCCTGCAGTGATGGCAGTGAAGTCCTGCAACCAATCAGACACCACCTTTCTCAAGAACGAGAGGgagatttttaatgaaattggcTTCTGTCCAGAAATCATCCAATGTTTCGGCGACTGTCAAACTGTAGAAGAAGACAACGAACGTTTATACAATTTGCTGTTGGAGTATGCTAAAGGAGGCAGCTTGGCTTACCAGCTCAAGAAATCTGGTGGTTGCTTGCAAGAAAGTGATGTCAAAGACTACACAAGATCGATACTGAAAGGTCTGCGCCATATTCACTCAAAAGGGTTTGTTCACTGTGACATGAAGCTTGATAACATGTTGTTGTTCGAGAATGGTGAAGTGAAGATTGCAGATTTTGGGCTGGCAAAGAAAGCAGGGGAGAAACAGGAAAGAGTTGAAATTAGAGGGACTCCTCTTTATATGGCACCTGAATCAGTCAACAACAATGAATACGAGTCGGGGGTTGATATTTGGGCTCTTGGCTGTTCTATTGTTGAGATGGTGACCGGGAAGCCTGCGTGGAATAGTAAGCCAGGAGCCAATATGTTTGTGTTGCTGATCAGAATTGGAGAAGGAGATGAATTGCCAATCATTCCTGAAGAACTGTCCCAAGAAGGCAAAGATTTTTTGTCAAAGTGTTTTGTTAAAGATCCTACACAAAGATGGACGGCTGACATGCTTTTGGAACATCCTTTCGTTGCTGACCAAGTTAAAGAAACTGTTCCATTCAAAGAAGAAAGCGAGGAATTACCAACATCACCAAGATGCCATTTTGATTTCTCAGAGTGGGTTTCTATTCAATCATTATCGCCAATATCAGAGGCTTGGTCTGATGGGAAACTGGAATCAATATTTCCTTCATTACATTCATCTTGTTTGGCTTCACCTTCGGATAGAATCCGGCAGCTAACAGGTGATCGGAGTTGCAATTGGTGTGATTCTGGGTGCTGGTTCACGATTAGATGA